Below is a genomic region from Laspinema palackyanum D2c.
GTGTTAGGAGGTAACGCTTCAAAGGAATCTGGGTTGTGCATCATCACCAACCTGGGTGTTCCTTCTGGCACCAAGTTCACCGAGACTTTCGGCTTATCGTTATTTGGCCAGTGTGCGCCGATGCCTACTAGGTATAGGGGGGTGTTGTCGGCTGTGTTTGCTGCGGTGGGGTTGCCATTCTCGGACGGTGCAATTGCTCTTAGGGCTGGGTTGCCGATCGCAACCGCCTCGTTCTGGAGGACTTCCACACCCACTGCTTCAAGCGCTTTATGCAATTGAGCCGCTAACTGTCTGTTTGGCGTTGTTTGCTTGCTTTTCATTGCATAGTCATGATTGCCCAAGACAGCATAGGTGGGGATGCCTGCTTCTGGAAGCGATCGCACAATTTCAACAGCCTTGCTAATCTCTTCCCTTGGATCTTCACCTGGATGGTAGATAAAGTCACCCGCAATTAGCACCAGTGCTGGACGCTCCTCGATTAATTGTTC
It encodes:
- a CDS encoding metallophosphoesterase; its protein translation is MKTIKYTLLVLLGIFGLILFWGLLEPYLIDTEEEVAEIPNLPAAWEGKRVALIADWQIGMWMDNTSTISRIVEQLIEERPALVLIAGDFIYHPGEDPREEISKAVEIVRSLPEAGIPTYAVLGNHDYAMKSKQTTPNRQLAAQLHKALEAVGVEVLQNEAVAIGNPALRAIAPSENGNPTAANTADNTPLYLVGIGAHWPNNDKPKVSVNLVPEGTPRLVMMHNPDSFEALPPNTAPLAVAGHTHGGQVRLPFTPEWSWMTFSKENEVKADGWIKGYGQSGNRLYVNRGIGFSILPIRLNCPPEVTLFTLRSSV